One window of Candidatus Omnitrophota bacterium genomic DNA carries:
- a CDS encoding helix-hairpin-helix domain-containing protein, whose translation MITWLTPQEKKVLLFILFCFFVGILVSRYLKLHPLAKESFFSEGKKTSLVIQKVNINSADFSQLVSIPGIGPVLAEAILEYRKIRGPFREMDQLKEIKGIGEKKLREIVEYIVLE comes from the coding sequence ATGATAACTTGGCTTACTCCTCAAGAGAAGAAAGTTCTCCTTTTTATTTTATTCTGTTTCTTTGTAGGGATACTTGTTTCGCGCTATTTAAAACTCCATCCTCTCGCAAAAGAATCTTTTTTTAGTGAAGGCAAGAAAACATCCTTAGTTATCCAGAAGGTAAACATCAATTCTGCAGATTTCTCTCAATTGGTATCTATCCCTGGCATAGGACCGGTGCTTGCAGAGGCGATATTAGAATATCGTAAAATAAGAGGCCCTTTCCGGGAGATGGACCAACTGAAAGAAATAAAAGGGATTGGGGAGAAGAAGCTTCGGGAGATTGTCGAGTATATTGTGTTAGAATAA